In the bacterium SCSIO 12741 genome, ACAGCGTTACCCTTTCCGATACCCTGGGCTGTTCTAAAACTACTCCAGATTACTATTTCAAAGTCAATGGTATGTTCTCCGCTGTTGAATCAGAATCATCCCTTCGGGTTTACCCTAACCCCACAACGGGAATGCTTCGAATTGAATCCAATGGAAACGATATTGAGCAATTGGAAGTGGTTAGCATTACCGGTGAACAGATCTTAAAGGTTCAACCTCAAACCACCTTACTTGATTTAAGTGAGTTCCCAGCTGGCCTCTATTTTCTAATGATATCCCACCAAAATCACAGGACGGCGGTTAGAATCGTGAAGGAATGATAGCGCCCTCATACCGTCCTTTTGAAGCCAGGTCTCTTTTGATCTGGCTTTTTTTTGCTCAAAAAAAAGGGCCCGCCTATGGCGAGCCCTCTCTCCTACTTGACAAGGTTGGTTATCGGTTAAATGCGGCCCAGCGGTCGTTCACCACTTCTTCCGCATCGAGCAAGGCCAGTACTTCATCGGCAATGTCCTCGCTTAGTTCAAGGTGGGTTGTAAACCCTACGCAGGAGGCGTTGATCTCTCCAAGTACGTATTTATCGGTTCCGGATTCTTTATCGGTATCCAGAATAAAGTCTGCTGTCCAAATCAGAGGCAGATCGTAGTTACCCAATCGTTGTTGGATGGTTTTGAGGGAACCTTTGATGGATTTTACCAAATCTGGCCATTGCTCCGGCTGATCGTAGCGGTACTTGGCCCCGGAAAACAAGGTAGCGGAAAAAGCATCCTTGGTATCCGCTGGTTTTTTGTGGACGATATTCACCACATTGTCACGAAGCATCAGTACGCGAATCTCGCCTTCTTTAATGCGCTCCAAAAAGGGCATATCAAGCAGCATTCCATTCGTTCCTTCGAGGTAGCGAATGCAATACTCTAAAAACTCTTGCAGTGATTTTTCTTCGGTGTGGTTGTCTCGAGCTTCGGTTAGCTTCAATTTGGCGTCTAATGGGATGGTTCCGTTATATTGATCGCGGTCCAATACTTCAACTCGCCAGATTCCTTCTCCGGTAGATCCGCGATTCTGTTTTAGCACACGAACGCCGTTGCTCAAGCTCTTTGGAAATTTCTCTTTGAGCGTATCGAAATCGTAGTAGGTAAAAACGTCATCAGGCACAATATCGGTCCCCTTCATTTTTTCTACCGAGTTCTTAGCTCCATAGGCCGTCATGGCATCTGGATGAGGCAATCCTTCTACCCCATGTCCTACCAATTCGCGAAGCATTTGGAAGTACCCCACCTCATCGGGCAAATTTCCTGGATTTACACGACTGATGTAGGCATCGGCCTTCTCAATGGTGTGGCGATAGATCTCTCCACGGTC is a window encoding:
- a CDS encoding Cj0069 family protein → MKKHVVIFEARGGSDKGKYGYRNDSRPIIDSLKRRGWSAEIIFYRDEDRGEIYRHTIEKADAYISRVNPGNLPDEVGYFQMLRELVGHGVEGLPHPDAMTAYGAKNSVEKMKGTDIVPDDVFTYYDFDTLKEKFPKSLSNGVRVLKQNRGSTGEGIWRVEVLDRDQYNGTIPLDAKLKLTEARDNHTEEKSLQEFLEYCIRYLEGTNGMLLDMPFLERIKEGEIRVLMLRDNVVNIVHKKPADTKDAFSATLFSGAKYRYDQPEQWPDLVKSIKGSLKTIQQRLGNYDLPLIWTADFILDTDKESGTDKYVLGEINASCVGFTTHLELSEDIADEVLALLDAEEVVNDRWAAFNR